A part of Solea solea chromosome 8, fSolSol10.1, whole genome shotgun sequence genomic DNA contains:
- the sprn2 gene encoding shadow of prion protein 2 → MLGLHKVPLTLAFCLLLSATLLSSSEARRGGFGRGGGGFRAGRGQVYRPVVVQRSGPSAGKVAGAAAAGAVGGAMLGSALSRPGLGYGGGFGGGYGGGYGGGYGGYGGGYGYPRYGGGVGYGSRGGYEPEGSGDMEYYTGASSGPIYNSIIVVIGSLMSLLMGHWVVLMQP, encoded by the coding sequence ATGTTGGGCCTACACAAAGTCCCGCTCACTCTGGCCTTCTGCCTGCTGCTCTCTGCCACACTCTTATCCAGCTCTGAGGCCCGGCGTGGTGGCTTCGGCCGAGGTGGAGGTGGCTTCAGGGCCGGTCGTGGTCAGGTCTACAGACCAGTAGTGGTCCAGAGAAGTGGTCCCAGTGCTGGCAAAGTAGCAGGGGCAGCCGCAGCAGGAGCCGTGGGAGGAGCAATGCTGGGGTCTGCCTTGAGCCGCCCTGGCCTTGGGTATGGTGGGGGTTTCGGTGGGGGTTATGGTGGAGGTTATGGTGGGGGTTATGGAGGATATGGAGGGGGCTATGGCTACCCACGATATGGAGGGGGTGTTGGCTATGGCTCCAGGGGCGGCTATGAACCAGAGGGTTCTGGAGATATGGAGTACTACACTGGCGCGTCCAGTGGCCCAATCTACAACAGTATCATCGTTGTCATTGGCTCCCTGATGTCCCTGCTGATGGGACACTGGGTGGTTCTCATGCAGCCCTGA
- the LOC131464157 gene encoding RNA-binding protein FUS-like — MKLNSPSVLCLSLILLYTHSSLAKKIGGGFGKIFSSKKFPTWYRGNSHTFTKTGHKNNQGSRSVGGYLKQPGQNPQGGRPGQYPVQGSPIGRGHRNQGGYPGGYVNQNPNNKILSPRYGGSFGYGGYGGGGGGGSPFSHSVQAMGVHPQDKSRGFGRSGVMAVAGGAMAGMALGYGLARFPRPHFNFHSPEEEYYYNHYMYRRYGVRSTDTNDYSRDYKYSQPTETYDDFMDSCMKRTDLLPGENPKPNSATTTVITTDPGSNSTAAGDHLTSAPTSPNPLQESEARPDEDDDDTVSIEEIGYPALIEQMKARKCLEIYMVYSEKYLMRQSSGVQGLKMSLGGFLSMVSSVAVMLLTSN, encoded by the coding sequence ATGAAACTTAATTCACCATCTGTGCTGTGCCTGTCACTTATTTTGCTTTACACCCATTCATCGCTGGCTAAGAAAATAGGGGGTGGCTTCGGGAAAATCTTCAGCTCAAAGAAGTTTCCTACATGGTACCGAGGTAACAGCCACACTTTCACCAAAACAGGCCACAAGAATAATCAGGGCTCCAGGTCTGTGGGAGGATACCTCAAACAGCCTGGACAAAACCCTCAAGGAGGCAGACCTGGGCAGTATCCTGTACAGGGATCCCCAATTGGAAGAGGTCATAGAAACCAGGGAGGTTATCCGGGTGGATATGTCAATCAAAACCCAAACAACAAAATCCTGAGCCCTCGTTATGGCGGCAGCTTTGGTTATGGAGGctacggtggtggtggtggcggcggctCTCCCTTTTCCCACTCCGTTCAGGCAATGGGCGTCCATCCCCAAGATAAATCCAGAGGGTTTGGACGCAGTGGAGTCATGGCAGTAGCTGGAGGCGCTATGGCAGGAATGGCCCTGGGCTATGGGTTAGCAAGGTTCCCTCGCCCTCACTTCAACTTCCACAGCCCAGAGGAGGAATACTACTACAACCACTACATGTACAGGAGATATGGTGTCAGGTCCACTGATACCAATGACTACAGCAGGGACTACAAGTACAGCCAACCCACGGAGACCTATGACGACTTCATGGACTCATGCATGAAGAGAACAGACCTTCTGCCTGGGGAAAATCCAAAGCCCAACTCTGCCACCACTACAGTGATCACCACTGACCCTGgcagcaacagtactgcagcAGGAGACCACCTGACCTCTGCACCAACAAGTCCCAACCCTCTACAGGAGTCTGAAGCCAGACCTGAcgaagatgatgatgacacagtCAGTATCGAGGAGATCGGATATCCCGCACTGATTGAGCAGATGAAGGCCAGGAAATGTTTGGAGATCTACATGGTTTACTCTGAAAAGTACTTAATGAGACAGAGTTCAGGGGTGCAGGGACTGAAGATGAGCCTGGGAGGGTTTTTATCCATGGTCAGCAGTGTCGCAGTGATGCTGTTGACCAGCAACTGA
- the letm2 gene encoding LETM1 domain-containing protein LETM2, mitochondrial: protein MAVFGHQVIVAVTRSRGSYLLSKRHSCSSLSSKAYLHIDPPRHVLSSSPLRHCRYGHAHCYRGHALSRGHNSALLARSLHSSGVWLQDIKQEDTKPSLSAAQDASSAAKRDSTSIISNSQPPSASPPASTTTAATVSPMQERTVVKKSVYQRIVDELKHYYNGFRLLGIDINTAGRMVWRLLHGQLLTRRERRRLLRTCADLFRLVPFIVFIIVPFMEFLLPVFLKLFPEMLPSTFETESKKEEKQRKGLAAKLELAKFLQETIAEMARRNKAKAHTEDETQRFSTYVQKVRGTGEQPTTKDIVRFSKLFEDELTLENLERPQLVALCKLLELQPIGTNNLLRFQLMMQLRTIKSDDEMIAAEGVAAMSVSELQAACRSRGMRSLGITTDQLHQQLQQWLDLHLKENVPPSLLLLSRAMYLTELKPKPPAIPPVPKLEKTAPPPVDKTEASTASVTTDMLTDTALIIKDSSVEELGDKAPLVSEKPLTPAEVLQAKAATEVSQKSKMSANGV from the exons ATGGCGGTCTTTGGTCACCAGGTGATCGTTGCAGTCACAAGATCAAG GGGATCATATTTGTTGTCTAAAAGGCACAGCtgttcctctctgtcctccaaaGCCTATCTCCACATTGACCCTCCCCGCCACGTCTTGTCCTCTTCCCCACTCAGACATTGCCGCTATGGCCACGCCCACTGTTACCGAGGCCATGCCCTCAGCCGTGGCCACAACTCTGCCCTGCTCGCCCGCTCTCTACACAGTTCAGGTGTCTGGCTCCAGGACATAAAGCAAGAAGACACCAAGCCCTCACTATCCGCTGCACAGGATGCTTCTTCAGCAGCTAAAAGGGACTCAACGTCCATCATTTCCAATTCTCAACCTCCATCAGCTTCTCCACCAGCATCTACCACCACAGCGGCCACTGTTTCTCCAATGCAGGAGAGGACAGTAGTGAAAAAGTCTGTGTATCAGAGGATTGTAGATGAGTTGAAACATTATTACAATGGCTTCCGGTTACTTGGAATCGACATTAACACTGCAGGGAGGATGGTGTGGAGGCTTTTACATGGACAGCTTCTTACACGCAGGGAGAGGAGACGG CTGTTGAGGACCTGTGCTGACCTCTTCCGTTTGGTGCCCTTTATTGTGTTTATCATTGTTCCTTTCATGGAGTTCCTTCTGCCCGTTTTCCTCAAACTCTTCCCAGAGATGTTACCCTCCACCTTTGAGACAGAGTCCAAAAAG GAGGAGAAGCAAAGGAAGGGTCTAGCCGCGAAGCTGGAGCTTGCCAAGTTTCTCCAAGAGACCATCGCAGAGATGGCGAGAAGAAACAAGGCTAAAGCTCACACAGAGGATGAAACGCAGCGCTTCTCCACATATGTTCAAAAG GTCCGGGGCACAGGTGAGCAGCCAACCACAAAGGATATTGTTCGGTTTTCAAAGCTGTTTGAAGATGAACTCacgctggagaacctggagcgCCCCCAATTGGTGGCTCTGTGCAAACTGCTGGAGCTGCAGCCCATTGGCACCAACAACTTACTGCGTTTTCAGCTAATGATGCAGCTCAGGACCATCAAATCAGACGATGAG ATGATTGCAGCAGAAGGTGTGGCAGCGATGAGTGTGTCAGAATTACAGGCAGCATGTCGTAGTCGTGGGATGAGATCTCTGGGTATTACCACTGATCAGCTACATCAGCAGCTGCAACAG TGGTTGGACCTGCACCTGAAGGAGAATGTTCCTCCATCCTTGCTGCTGCTCTCCAGAGCCATGTATCTGACTGAGCTCAAACCAAAACCCCCAGCCATCCCGCCTGTTCCTAAACTCGAG aaaACGGCTCCTCCCCCAGTGGATAAAACAGAAGCAAGCACAGCCTCCGTCACTACAGACATGTTGACAGATACTGCTCTCATCATCAAAGACAGTTcg GTGGAGGAGCTAGGAGACAAGGCCCCTCTGGTCTCTGAAAAACCTCTTACACCTGCTGAAGTCCTGCAG GCTAAAGCGGCAACAGAAGTGTCCCAGAAGAGCAAGATGAGTGCCAATGGTGTTTGA